A genome region from Hevea brasiliensis isolate MT/VB/25A 57/8 chromosome 7, ASM3005281v1, whole genome shotgun sequence includes the following:
- the LOC131181400 gene encoding uncharacterized protein LOC131181400 encodes MEANSAEEKWEHSCSHKEEEGEEEEEAEALSLCDLPVNLIKEENQSSKEAAQETEASQEDFDFGPWGGSLSTSSEMCAADDIFFQGQILPFRLSVSSETGLNKLRQDTMNPSRCVSRSESMDHGSIGGFTSFSSRSSSSRSQFSSRSTSAFNTSKIISKPRIQNQFHTQPSPKPQIRLSSSTSLGNAGSNRNRKSTVWDFLKLGLVRTPEIELQDLKVRTPVSRNSSSSSSNSNSSVRISSNNRGRISNSSSSQGENTEKQRKQSLLEKRSGGLLSGCSCTVNAVKPVPLSIIIIKRRNSTENSNNDKSKEKEIAEDMLQESKIKNKNKKKMVEKQQQQHQKKQGKQAMSRHRTFEWIKKLSNASFLVDHEEEGLDL; translated from the coding sequence ATGGAAGCAAATTCTGCTGAAGAGAAATGGGAACATTCTTGCTCTCATAAAGAGGAGGAAGGAGAAGAAGAGGAGGAAGCAGAAGCATTATCTCTTTGCGATTTACCAGTAAATTTGATCAAAGAAGAAAACCAATCAAGTAAAGAAGCTGCTCAAGAAACTGAGGCCAGTCAAGAAGATTTCGATTTTGGACCCTGGGGTGGCTCTCTTTCTACAAGCTCAGAAATGTGTGCAGCTGATGATATATTCTTTCAGGGCCAAATTCTCCCATTTCGACTCTCGGTTAGTTCTGAAACTGGTCTTAACAAGTTAAGGCAGGACACCATGAACCCAAGCCGATGCGTATCGAGGTCAGAATCCATGGACCACGGTTCAATAGGAGGGTTTACAAGTTTCAGTAGCAGAAGCAGTAGCAGTAGAAGCCAATTCTCATCAAGAAGCACCAGCGCATTCAATACCAGCAAAATAATTTCAAAGCCAAGAATCCAAAATCAGTTTCACACTCAACCAAGTCCCAAGCCTCAAATTAGACTTTCCAGCAGCACCTCACTTGGAAATGCTGGCAGTAACAGGAACAGAAAATCAACCGTATGGGATTTTTTAAAATTGGGTTTGGTCCGTACACCAGAAATTGAATTGCAAGATCTCAAGGTTCGTACACCCGTTAGTAGAAACAGCAGTTCAAGTAGTTCTAACAGCAACTCCAGCGTCAGGATTAGTAGTAACAATAGAGGTCGAATTAGTAACAGCAGCAGCAGCCAAGGAGAGAACACGGAGAAACAGAGAAAACAGAGTTTGTTGGAAAAAAGATCAGGAGGGTTATTAAGTGGGTGTAGTTGTACAGTTAATGCAGTGAAACCAGTTCCATTGAGCATAATCATCATTAAAAGAAGGAATAGTACGGAAAATAGCAATAACGACAAAAGCAAAGAAAAAGAGATAGCAGAGGATATGCTACAAGAAtcgaagataaagaacaagaacaaGAAGAAAATGGTGGAAAAGCAGCAACAGCAGCATCAGAAGAAGCAGGGAAAGCAAGCAATGTCACGTCATCGAACGTTTGAGTGGATAAAGAAGCTTTCAAATGCAAGCTTTCTTGTTGATCATGAGGAGGAGGGCCTAGACTTGTGA
- the LOC110646242 gene encoding uncharacterized protein LOC110646242 yields MEKQQGQKMEKKAESDQEHKKAESLEGLPVEDSPYLQYENLEDYKQKGYGTQGHLQPKPGHGAGATDAPTLSGSSVPLESDVSTIDAITSRHDLGTR; encoded by the coding sequence ATGGAGAAGCAGCAGGGCCAAAAGATGGAGAAAAAGGCAGAGAGTGATCAAGAGCACAAGAAAGCAGAGAGCTTAGAGGGTCTCCCAGTTGAGGATAGCCCCTATCTTCAATACGAGAACTTGGAGGATTACAAGCAGAAGGGCTATGGAACCCAAGGCCATCTCCAACCGAAGCCTGGCCACGGCGCTGGTGCCACCGACGCACCCACTCTCTCTGGCAGCTCGGTCCCCCTCGAGTCTGATGTTAGTACTATCGATGCTATAACCAGTCGTCACGATCTGGGGACTCGCTGA